The following proteins come from a genomic window of Rattus norvegicus strain BN/NHsdMcwi chromosome 8, GRCr8, whole genome shotgun sequence:
- the Kbtbd3 gene encoding kelch repeat and BTB domain-containing protein 3 isoform X2, with translation MFEVNMKERDDGSVTITNLSSKAVKAFLDYAYTGKTRITDDNVEMFFQLSSFLQVSFLSKACSDFLIKSISLVNCLHLLSLSDSYGSAQLFSHTLYFVQHHFHLLFKSRDFLEMNFGVLQKCLESDELNVPEEEMVLKAVLTWIKYNVESRQKHLPHLIAKVRLHQLSEASLQDCLLNEEYLLKSTNCFETIVDAIKRVQGSSGLFPDARPSTTEKYIFIHKTEENGENQYTFCYNIKTDSWKILSQSHLIDLPGSSLSSYGEKIFLTGGCKGKCCRKVRLHIAESYHDATDQTWCYCPIKNEFFFVSTMKTPRTMHTSVTALNRLFVIGGKTRGSQDIKSLLDVESYDPLSKEWTSVSPLPRGIYYPEASACQNVIYVLGSEVEIADAFNPSLDCFFKYNATTDQWSELVAEFGQFFHATLIKAVPVNCTLYICDLSTYKVYSFCPDTCVWKGEGSFECAGFNAGAIGIEDKIYILGGDYAPDEITDEVQVYHSSRSEWEEVSPMPRALTEFYCQIIQFNKYRDPWYSNHF, from the coding sequence ATGTTTGAAGTAAAcatgaaagaaagagatgacGGAAGTGTTACCATTACTAACTTGTCCTCCAAAGCTGTAAAAGCATTTCTTGACTATGCCTATACCGGAAAAACAAGAATAACAGATGATAACGTGGAAATGTTCTTCCAGTTGTCATCCTTTCTTCAAGTTTCCTTCCTGTCCAAAGCTTGCAGTGACTTTTTAATAAAAAGCATCAGTCTGGTCAATTGTTTGCATTTGTTATCTCTGTCAGACAGCTACGGCTCTGCCCAGTTGTTCAGTCACACTTTATATTTTGTGCAACATCACTTTCATTTGTTGTTCAAATCCAGAGACTTTTTAGAGATGAATTTTGGAGTGCTGCAAAAGTGTCTGGAATCAGATGAATTGAATGTACCTGAAGAAGAAATGGTCCTGAAGGCTGTCCTCACATGGATTAAATACAATGTAGAGTCCAGGCAAAAGCACCTGCCTCACTTGATTGCAAAAGTAAGATTACATCAGTTATCTGAGGCCTCACTTCAAGACTGTTTGCTCAATGAAGAGTATTTACTCAAAAGCACAAACTGTTTTGAGACAATCGTGGATGCTATTAAACGTGTGCAAGGTTCTAGTGGCCTCTTTCCTGATGCTCGACCATCAAcaactgaaaaatatatattcatccATAAAACTGAGGAAAATGGAGAAAATCAATATACATTTTGCTATAATATTAAAACTGACTCCTGGAAAATATTGTCACAATCACATCTGATTGATTTGCCAGGATCTAGTCTGTCTAGCTATGGAGAGAAAATATTCTTGACAGGGGGTTGCAAAGGAAAGTGCTGTAGAAAGGTTCGACTTCATATTGCAGAGTCTTACCATGATGCCACTGACCAGACCTGGTGCTACTGTCCAATAAAAAATGAGTTTTTCTTCGTTTCAACCATGAAAACCCCAAGAAccatgcatacatcagtcacgGCTCTCAATCGATTATTTGTTATAGGTGGAAAGACTAGAGGATCCCAGGACATTAAAAGTCTCTTAGATGTTGAATCTTATGATCCACTGTCCAAAGAGTGGACATCAGTTAGCCCTTTACCCAGAGGCATCTATTACCCAGAAGCCAGTGCATGCCAGAATGTCATTTATGTCCTTGGATCTGAGGTAGAGATTGCCGATGCTTTCAATCCATCACTTGATTGCTTTTTTAAATACAATGCTACAACTGACCAGTGGTCTGAACTAGTAGCAGAGTTTGGGCAGTTTTTTCATGCTACTTTAATTAAAGCTGTCCCAGTAAACTGCACCCTTTATATATGTGATCTTTCCACCTATAAGGTGTATAGTTTTTGTCCTGATACTTGTGTTTGGAAAGGAGAAGGCTCTTTTGAGTGTGCAGGCTTTAATGCAGGTGCAATTGGGATTGAGGATAAGATTTACATATTAGGTGGAGACTATGCACCAGATGAGATCACAGATGAGGTGCAGGTCTACCACAGTAGTAGGTCAGAGTGGGAAGAGGTGTCACCAATGCCAAGAGCTTTAACTGAATTTTACTGTCAGATCATTCAGTTCAACAAATACAGGGACCCATGGTATTCTAATCATTTCTAA